The following proteins are co-located in the Frigidibacter mobilis genome:
- a CDS encoding NADPH-dependent 2,4-dienoyl-CoA reductase, producing the protein MTDYPHLFTPLDLGHVVLPNRVLMGSMHTGLEETGDWNRVAEFYAERARGGVALMVTGGMAPNREGGVFPGAAGLFSPEDIAHHRIVTDRVHEAGGRIAMQILHAGRYAYGKDCVSASAIKSPISPFPPAALDAAGVEKQIADIVTAAARAREAGYDGVEVMGSEGYLLNQFLVRHTNRREDEWGGAYENRMRLPVEVVRRVRAAVGQDFIVIYRISLIDLIPDGSTWDEVVTLARAIEAAGASILNTGIGWHEARVPTIATSVPRAAFAHLTMRLRPEVGIPVITSNRINRPEVAEALLAEGVADMVSMARPFLADPDFVVKAASGRAAEIAPCIACNQACLDHTFSGKISSCLVNPRAGHETELRYDPAPASKRIAVVGAGPAGMTAAIVAAGRGHRVALFEAADRIGGQLNMARRVPGKEEFHGLVDWFAVMLDRAGVDLRLGQRADLAALAGYDEVIVATGVRPRDPAIPVEGAAQVLSYVDLLTGRAQAGARVAVVGAGGIGFDVSEYLVEGESLTLHPDQWRQEWGVGDPSSSAGGLAAPQPSAPVRQVTLLQRKPEKPGRRLGKTTGWIHRAALAAKGVTMLGGVTYERITPEGLWISFGPARELPELIAADTVVLCSGQESERGLVDELAAAGISAHVIGGADVAAELDAKRAIDQAARLAATL; encoded by the coding sequence ATGACCGATTATCCGCACCTGTTCACGCCGCTGGACCTTGGCCATGTGGTGTTGCCGAACCGGGTGCTGATGGGCTCGATGCATACCGGGCTGGAAGAAACCGGCGACTGGAACCGGGTGGCGGAATTCTATGCCGAACGGGCCCGTGGCGGCGTGGCGCTGATGGTCACCGGTGGCATGGCCCCGAACCGAGAGGGCGGGGTGTTCCCGGGCGCGGCCGGGCTGTTCAGCCCCGAAGACATCGCCCATCACCGCATCGTCACGGACCGGGTGCACGAGGCGGGCGGGCGGATTGCCATGCAGATCCTTCATGCCGGGCGCTACGCCTATGGCAAGGATTGCGTCTCGGCCAGCGCGATCAAGTCGCCGATCTCTCCCTTCCCGCCGGCGGCGCTGGATGCGGCGGGCGTGGAAAAGCAGATCGCCGATATCGTCACCGCCGCGGCGCGGGCGCGCGAGGCCGGGTATGACGGCGTCGAGGTGATGGGCAGCGAAGGCTATCTGCTGAACCAGTTCCTGGTCCGCCATACCAACCGGCGCGAGGATGAATGGGGCGGCGCTTACGAAAACCGGATGCGCCTGCCGGTCGAGGTGGTGCGGCGGGTGCGCGCGGCGGTGGGGCAGGACTTCATCGTGATCTACCGGATCTCGCTGATCGACCTGATCCCCGATGGCTCGACCTGGGACGAGGTTGTGACGCTGGCCCGCGCCATCGAGGCGGCAGGGGCCAGCATCCTCAACACCGGCATCGGCTGGCACGAGGCGCGGGTCCCGACCATCGCCACCTCGGTGCCTCGCGCCGCCTTTGCGCATCTGACCATGCGGCTGCGGCCCGAGGTCGGGATCCCGGTCATCACCTCGAACCGGATCAACCGACCGGAGGTGGCCGAGGCGCTGCTGGCGGAAGGTGTTGCCGATATGGTCAGCATGGCGCGGCCGTTCCTGGCGGACCCGGATTTCGTGGTGAAGGCGGCGAGTGGCCGTGCGGCGGAAATCGCCCCCTGCATCGCCTGCAATCAGGCCTGCCTGGACCACACCTTCAGCGGCAAGATCTCCAGCTGCCTTGTGAACCCGCGGGCGGGGCATGAGACGGAGTTGCGCTATGACCCGGCGCCGGCGTCGAAGCGCATCGCGGTGGTGGGGGCCGGCCCGGCCGGGATGACCGCGGCGATTGTCGCCGCCGGTCGCGGGCACAGGGTTGCGCTGTTCGAGGCGGCGGACCGTATCGGCGGGCAGCTGAACATGGCGCGGAGGGTGCCCGGCAAGGAAGAGTTTCACGGGCTGGTCGACTGGTTCGCGGTGATGCTGGATCGTGCCGGCGTCGATCTGCGGTTGGGGCAGCGCGCGGATTTGGCGGCGTTGGCGGGCTATGACGAGGTGATCGTGGCCACCGGCGTACGGCCCCGCGATCCGGCGATCCCGGTCGAAGGCGCGGCGCAGGTGCTGTCCTATGTCGATCTGCTGACCGGGCGGGCACAGGCCGGGGCGCGGGTAGCCGTGGTCGGCGCCGGGGGCATCGGCTTCGACGTGTCGGAATATCTGGTGGAGGGCGAGAGCCTGACCCTGCACCCCGATCAGTGGCGACAGGAATGGGGCGTGGGCGATCCGTCCAGCAGCGCGGGCGGCCTTGCCGCGCCGCAGCCCTCTGCCCCGGTTCGGCAGGTGACGCTGCTGCAGCGCAAGCCGGAAAAGCCGGGCCGCCGGCTGGGCAAGACCACCGGCTGGATCCACCGCGCCGCGCTGGCGGCCAAGGGCGTGACCATGCTGGGCGGCGTGACCTACGAACGCATCACGCCCGAAGGCCTTTGGATCAGCTTTGGCCCGGCGCGTGAGCTGCCGGAGCTTATCGCGGCGGATACGGTCGTGCTGTGCTCGGGCCAGGAGAGCGAGCGCGGGCTGGTGGATGAACTTGCCGCTGCCGGGATCTCCGCCCATGTCATCGGCGGCGCCGATGTCGCGGCAGAGCTGGATGCCAAGCGCGCCATAGATCAGGCGGCGCGGCTGGCGGCGACGCTGTAA
- a CDS encoding LysR family transcriptional regulator, giving the protein MDRLTEMEAFATVVDQGGFTDAAKKMGISKSAVSKHVSALEARLGARLLNRTTRRVSPTEIGLAYYDRARRVLNDAGEADALVTSMQSAPSGLLRISVATDFGVNLLSPVLGDFLQEYPDITVNMVLNNRYVELISEGFDMAIRIGELEDSTLRARKLTDTARRMIGAPEYFQKYGRPQKIDDLNDHKLLHYSNQSSANVWRIAAPSGEKRQVRTAGWLTVNDGQSLLNAAVSGLGIAYLPSFLYAEAMRKGQVEDAIPELPQETLGIYAVYPPGRFTQPKVRAFIDFLTRTFADKGPDNW; this is encoded by the coding sequence ATGGACCGATTGACCGAAATGGAAGCCTTCGCCACCGTGGTGGATCAAGGGGGGTTTACTGATGCGGCCAAGAAGATGGGGATCTCCAAATCCGCCGTGTCCAAGCACGTTTCCGCGCTGGAGGCGCGGCTGGGGGCAAGGCTGTTGAACCGCACCACCCGCCGTGTCAGCCCCACAGAGATCGGGTTGGCCTATTATGACCGCGCAAGGCGGGTGCTGAACGACGCGGGCGAAGCAGATGCGCTGGTCACCTCGATGCAGTCTGCGCCCTCTGGCCTGCTGCGAATCTCGGTCGCAACCGATTTCGGGGTGAACCTGCTGTCGCCGGTGCTGGGGGATTTTCTGCAGGAATATCCCGACATCACCGTGAACATGGTGCTGAATAACCGCTATGTGGAGCTGATTTCCGAGGGCTTCGACATGGCGATCCGCATTGGCGAGCTGGAGGACAGCACCCTGCGCGCGCGCAAGCTGACCGATACCGCCCGGCGGATGATCGGTGCGCCGGAGTATTTCCAGAAATACGGCCGTCCGCAGAAGATCGACGATCTGAACGATCATAAGCTGCTGCATTACTCCAACCAGTCCAGCGCGAACGTCTGGCGAATCGCCGCCCCTTCGGGTGAAAAGCGGCAGGTGCGCACCGCAGGCTGGCTGACGGTTAATGATGGGCAATCGCTGCTGAATGCGGCGGTGTCGGGGCTGGGGATCGCCTATCTTCCGTCGTTCCTCTACGCTGAGGCGATGCGCAAGGGCCAGGTCGAGGATGCGATCCCGGAGCTGCCGCAAGAAACGCTGGGGATCTACGCGGTCTATCCGCCAGGTCGCTTCACGCAGCCCAAGGTGCGCGCCTTCATCGACTTTCTGACGCGGACTTTTGCCGACAAGGGTCCCGATAACTGGTAA
- a CDS encoding OmpA family protein: protein MIRAATLLVLVLAHPLSADAQVLAAQGTPLALPAGAERTTERTEALDSRALPIGPFLDGKVPSLPVEGAISQSAWRLHAPGITTLQLLAPLREQIDAAGFTPLYDCEDDICGGFDFRYAASLLPEPDMHVDLGDFRYLASQKGEGTAAEYLELWVSRSSEHGFVQITHIHPADITPLVGTGSTKTPAAASPFAEPDTTPDDAGIAGALQTAGVVALDDLEFATASSQLGQGDFASLAALAEYLSANPGQRITLVGHTDAVGSIDANIALSRSRAASVRDRLVALHGADPAQLVAEGAGYLAPRASNLTEEGRARNRRVEAMLTPTQ, encoded by the coding sequence ATGATTCGCGCCGCCACCCTGCTGGTGCTGGTTCTGGCACATCCGCTTTCAGCCGACGCGCAGGTCCTTGCAGCCCAAGGTACGCCGCTGGCCTTACCCGCCGGGGCCGAGCGCACCACCGAGCGGACCGAGGCGCTTGACAGCCGCGCCCTGCCGATAGGGCCGTTTCTGGATGGCAAGGTGCCGTCCCTGCCGGTGGAGGGCGCGATCAGCCAGAGCGCCTGGCGGCTGCACGCACCGGGCATCACCACGTTACAACTGCTGGCACCGCTGCGCGAGCAGATCGACGCGGCCGGCTTTACCCCGCTTTACGACTGCGAGGATGACATCTGCGGCGGCTTCGACTTTCGCTATGCGGCGTCCCTGCTGCCCGAACCCGACATGCATGTCGATCTGGGCGATTTCCGCTATCTCGCGTCGCAAAAGGGCGAAGGCACGGCGGCCGAGTATCTGGAACTGTGGGTCAGCCGCTCCAGCGAGCATGGCTTCGTGCAGATCACCCATATCCACCCGGCGGATATCACGCCGCTGGTCGGGACGGGCTCGACCAAGACGCCCGCCGCGGCCAGCCCCTTTGCAGAACCGGACACCACCCCCGATGACGCCGGTATCGCAGGAGCCCTGCAAACGGCGGGCGTGGTGGCGCTGGACGATCTGGAGTTTGCCACCGCCTCGTCGCAGCTGGGACAGGGCGACTTTGCCTCGCTTGCCGCACTGGCGGAATATCTTTCCGCGAATCCCGGCCAGCGGATCACCCTTGTCGGCCATACCGATGCAGTGGGCAGCATCGACGCGAATATCGCCCTGTCGCGGAGCCGTGCCGCCTCGGTCCGGGACCGCCTGGTGGCCCTTCATGGCGCAGACCCCGCGCAGCTTGTGGCCGAGGGGGCAGGCTATCTGGCCCCCCGCGCCTCGAACCTGACGGAAGAAGGCCGTGCCAGAAACAGAAGGGTCGAGGCCATGTTGACCCCGACCCAGTAG
- a CDS encoding peroxidase-related enzyme (This protein belongs to a clade of uncharacterized proteins related to peroxidases such as the alkylhydroperoxidase AhpD.), whose protein sequence is MVEPLPESTGAYFALCEDKLGLVPNVLRAYAFDIAKLDAFTAMYNDLMLAPSGLSKLEREMIAVAVSSINRCWYCQVAHGAAVRQLSGDPALGEALVMNWRVADLTPKQRTMLDFAEKLTLASARAEEADRQALRDAGFSDRDIWDIAAVTGFYNMTNRIASATGMQPNSDYHGAAR, encoded by the coding sequence ATGGTAGAGCCTCTTCCCGAGTCGACAGGGGCTTATTTCGCACTCTGCGAGGACAAGCTGGGCCTCGTCCCCAATGTGCTGCGTGCCTACGCCTTCGACATTGCCAAGCTTGATGCCTTCACCGCGATGTACAACGATCTGATGCTGGCGCCTTCGGGTCTGAGCAAGCTGGAACGCGAGATGATCGCGGTCGCCGTTTCGTCGATCAACCGCTGCTGGTATTGTCAGGTCGCGCATGGCGCGGCGGTGCGACAACTGTCGGGCGACCCGGCTTTGGGCGAGGCGCTGGTGATGAACTGGCGCGTCGCGGACCTGACGCCGAAGCAGCGCACGATGCTGGACTTTGCCGAAAAGCTGACCCTCGCCTCGGCCCGGGCCGAAGAGGCGGATCGCCAGGCGCTGCGCGATGCCGGGTTTAGCGACCGCGATATCTGGGATATCGCCGCCGTGACCGGTTTTTACAACATGACCAACCGCATCGCCTCGGCCACCGGGATGCAGCCGAACTCCGACTACCACGGCGCCGCCCGATGA
- a CDS encoding GNAT family N-acetyltransferase translates to MIDLPAVMDGTWPAAALHRAGPWLVREGRGGGKRVSAASAEAPWRPADIALAEAAQAALGQPALFVLRAGEEALDAELEARGYRVVDPVVAYAAPVAQLTTVPVPPVRVFDVWPPLAIQTEIWAEGGIGPERLAVMARGGSDRTALLGRINDRAAGAAFVALHAGTAMLHALHILPDQQRNGLGAHMMRGAAFWAQDRGAGNLSLVVTRENAPARALYASLGMQIVGQYHYRMK, encoded by the coding sequence ATGATTGACCTGCCGGCAGTGATGGACGGCACCTGGCCCGCGGCCGCCCTGCACAGGGCCGGCCCCTGGCTGGTGCGCGAGGGGCGGGGCGGCGGCAAACGCGTGTCCGCCGCCAGTGCCGAAGCACCCTGGCGGCCCGCCGACATCGCGCTGGCCGAAGCGGCGCAGGCCGCCCTCGGCCAGCCGGCGCTGTTCGTGCTGCGCGCGGGCGAGGAGGCGCTGGATGCAGAACTGGAGGCCCGCGGCTACCGGGTGGTGGACCCGGTCGTCGCCTATGCCGCCCCGGTCGCGCAGCTCACCACCGTCCCGGTGCCGCCGGTGCGGGTGTTCGATGTCTGGCCGCCGCTGGCTATCCAGACCGAGATCTGGGCCGAGGGCGGCATCGGCCCGGAACGGCTGGCGGTGATGGCGCGCGGCGGCAGCGACCGCACCGCGCTGCTGGGGCGCATCAATGACCGCGCCGCCGGCGCCGCCTTTGTCGCCCTGCACGCCGGCACGGCGATGCTGCATGCCCTGCACATCCTGCCGGACCAGCAGCGCAACGGCCTTGGCGCCCACATGATGCGCGGCGCGGCCTTCTGGGCACAGGACCGCGGCGCAGGTAACCTGTCCTTGGTCGTCACGCGCGAGAATGCGCCTGCCCGCGCGCTGTACGCTTCCTTGGGGATGCAAATCGTGGGACAGTATCACTACCGAATGAAATGA
- a CDS encoding competence/damage-inducible protein A, which produces MPNPTAAILVIGDEILSGRTREGNAHYLAGELTRTGIDLREIRVVPDDHEGIAAAVNALRAAHDHVFTSGGIGPTHDDITADAVAAAFGVPIGVRADAHALMAAHYEARGVEFNAARMRMARIPDGASLIENPVSIAPGFTLGNVHVMAGVPNVFQAMVASVLPTLTGGQPLLSQSLRLMRPEGAVAETLGALAAAHPGVSIGSYPFSQDGAYGTNLVVRGPVAAEVDAAMRALGAAFAGAPE; this is translated from the coding sequence ATGCCCAACCCCACCGCCGCAATCCTGGTCATCGGAGACGAGATCCTGTCGGGCCGCACCCGCGAGGGCAACGCCCATTACCTGGCGGGCGAGCTGACGCGCACCGGCATCGACCTGCGCGAGATCCGGGTGGTGCCCGACGATCACGAGGGTATCGCGGCGGCGGTGAATGCGCTGCGCGCTGCCCATGACCATGTCTTCACCTCGGGCGGGATCGGCCCCACCCATGACGACATCACCGCCGATGCCGTCGCCGCCGCCTTTGGCGTTCCCATCGGCGTGCGCGCGGATGCCCACGCCCTGATGGCCGCCCATTACGAGGCGCGCGGGGTAGAGTTCAACGCCGCCCGGATGCGGATGGCGCGGATCCCCGATGGCGCCAGCCTGATCGAGAACCCGGTCTCGATCGCGCCCGGTTTCACCCTTGGCAACGTGCATGTGATGGCCGGGGTGCCGAACGTGTTCCAGGCGATGGTCGCCTCTGTGCTGCCCACGCTGACCGGCGGGCAACCGCTGCTGTCGCAATCGCTGCGGCTGATGCGCCCCGAAGGCGCGGTGGCCGAAACACTTGGCGCGCTGGCGGCGGCGCATCCCGGCGTCAGCATCGGCTCCTACCCGTTCTCGCAGGACGGCGCCTATGGCACCAACCTTGTGGTGCGCGGCCCCGTCGCCGCCGAGGTGGATGCCGCCATGCGCGCGCTTGGCGCCGCCTTCGCGGGCGCGCCGGAATGA
- the map gene encoding type I methionyl aminopeptidase, translated as MRGSGVDDPRGRLTKDGIRIHEPGDFAGMQAAGQVAAQILDEVAALVEPGVTTEALDDFITRRVTELGTVSATIGYRGYRHASCISVNHVVCHGIPGAKTLKDGDILNIDVTVILDGWFGDSSRMYVAGNLGRKAERLIQVTHDALMLGIEAVRPGNTFGDIGFAIQSYVEAQRMSVVRDFCGHGLGRVFHAPPNVLHYGRQGKGAVLEEGMFFTIEPMVNLGRPETKVLADDWTAVTRDKSLSAQFEHSVGVTADGCEIFTLSPAGRFHPTWG; from the coding sequence ATGAGGGGTAGCGGTGTGGACGATCCGCGCGGCAGGCTGACCAAGGACGGCATCAGGATTCACGAACCGGGCGACTTCGCCGGGATGCAGGCGGCCGGGCAGGTCGCGGCGCAGATCCTGGACGAGGTGGCGGCGCTGGTCGAACCTGGCGTGACGACCGAGGCGCTGGACGATTTCATCACCCGGCGGGTGACGGAGCTTGGCACCGTTTCCGCGACCATCGGCTATCGCGGCTATCGCCATGCCAGCTGCATCAGCGTCAACCATGTCGTCTGCCACGGGATCCCGGGCGCGAAGACGCTGAAGGATGGCGATATCCTGAATATCGACGTGACGGTGATCCTGGACGGCTGGTTCGGGGACAGCAGCCGCATGTATGTGGCCGGCAATCTGGGCCGCAAGGCCGAGCGGCTGATCCAGGTGACGCATGACGCGCTGATGCTGGGGATCGAGGCGGTGCGGCCGGGCAATACCTTCGGCGATATCGGCTTTGCCATCCAGAGCTATGTCGAGGCGCAGCGGATGAGCGTGGTGCGCGACTTCTGCGGCCACGGCCTTGGCCGGGTGTTCCATGCGCCGCCGAACGTGCTGCATTACGGGCGGCAGGGGAAGGGTGCGGTGCTGGAGGAAGGCATGTTCTTCACCATCGAGCCGATGGTGAACCTCGGCCGGCCCGAGACCAAGGTGCTGGCCGATGACTGGACCGCCGTGACGCGTGACAAGTCGCTCTCGGCGCAGTTCGAGCATTCGGTGGGGGTGACGGCGGATGGCTGCGAGATCTTCACGCTGAGCCCGGCCGGGCGGTTTCATCCGACCTGGGGGTAA
- the rpsU gene encoding 30S ribosomal protein S21, which translates to MQVSVRDNNVEQALRALKKKLQREGVFREMKLKQHFEKPSVKKAREKAEAVRRARKLARKKAQREGAL; encoded by the coding sequence ATGCAGGTCAGCGTTCGCGACAACAATGTCGAACAGGCGCTTCGTGCCCTGAAGAAGAAACTTCAGCGCGAGGGTGTGTTTCGTGAAATGAAGCTCAAGCAACATTTCGAGAAGCCGTCCGTGAAGAAAGCCCGCGAGAAAGCCGAAGCCGTCCGGCGTGCCCGTAAACTGGCGCGCAAGAAGGCCCAACGCGAAGGCGCTCTCTGA
- a CDS encoding COQ9 family protein produces MENNGLNPAAVQESLLEAALAHVPFDGWSEASFQAAAQDAGVDLPLARVICPRGAVDLAAAYHRRGDAEMRLRLAQQDLSALRFRDRVALAVRLRLEVADRELVRRGAALSALPQNAATGSKLIWGTADAIWTALGDTSDDLNWYSKRTTLAAVYSATVLYWLGDTSEGDAATWEFLDRRIDNVMQVEKMKAQVRNNSLLRTVLAGPIWLAGKVRAPGAQAEDLPGQTKAEGPAA; encoded by the coding sequence ATGGAAAACAACGGCTTGAACCCGGCGGCAGTGCAGGAATCGTTGCTGGAGGCGGCTTTGGCCCATGTGCCCTTCGATGGCTGGTCGGAGGCGAGCTTCCAGGCCGCGGCGCAGGATGCGGGCGTGGACCTGCCGCTGGCGCGGGTGATCTGCCCGCGCGGGGCAGTGGATCTGGCGGCGGCCTATCACCGGCGCGGCGATGCCGAGATGCGGTTGCGGCTGGCGCAGCAGGATCTGTCGGCGCTGCGCTTCCGCGACCGGGTGGCGCTGGCGGTACGGCTGCGGCTGGAGGTTGCGGACCGCGAACTGGTACGGCGCGGGGCGGCGCTGTCGGCGCTGCCGCAGAACGCAGCGACCGGCTCGAAGCTGATCTGGGGCACGGCGGATGCGATCTGGACGGCGCTTGGCGATACCTCGGATGACCTCAACTGGTACTCCAAGCGCACGACGCTGGCGGCGGTCTATTCGGCGACCGTGCTCTACTGGCTTGGGGATACCAGCGAGGGCGATGCCGCGACCTGGGAATTTCTGGACCGGCGCATCGACAATGTGATGCAGGTCGAGAAGATGAAGGCGCAGGTGCGGAACAACAGTCTGCTGCGCACGGTGCTTGCCGGGCCGATCTGGCTGGCGGGCAAGGTCAGGGCGCCGGGGGCGCAGGCGGAGGATCTGCCGGGGCAGACCAAGGCCGAGGGGCCGGCAGCATGA
- a CDS encoding NAD(P)H-quinone oxidoreductase, with translation MTGEIPAIMRAVEISAPGGPEVLLPCTRPVPQPGQGQILIRVAYAGVNRPDALQRAGSYAPPPGASPLPGLEASGHVAALGPGVTGWQVGDAVCALLPGGGYAEYVVTPAAHALPVPAGMALREAACLPETFFTVWSNVFMRGGLKAGERFLVQGGSSGIGTTAIQLARAFGARVFATAGSAEKCAACEGLGATAINYREADFVKVLAAEGGANLILDMVGGSYIPRNIKALADDGRLVMIAFLEGPKAELNFAQIMARRLVVTGSTLRPQSDLAKARIAAELRDKVWPLLVAGTVAPVMDSEFTLDEAAAAHARMESSGHVGKIVLRVAG, from the coding sequence ATGACGGGCGAAATCCCGGCGATCATGCGGGCCGTCGAGATTTCGGCGCCGGGCGGGCCCGAGGTGCTGCTGCCCTGCACGCGGCCGGTGCCGCAGCCGGGCCAGGGTCAGATCCTGATCCGCGTGGCCTATGCCGGGGTGAACCGCCCCGATGCGCTGCAACGCGCCGGCAGCTACGCGCCGCCGCCGGGCGCCTCGCCCCTGCCGGGGCTGGAGGCATCGGGGCATGTCGCCGCGCTTGGGCCGGGTGTCACCGGCTGGCAGGTGGGCGATGCGGTCTGCGCGCTGCTGCCGGGCGGGGGCTATGCCGAATATGTGGTGACGCCTGCCGCCCACGCGCTGCCGGTGCCCGCGGGCATGGCGCTGCGCGAGGCGGCCTGCCTGCCCGAGACGTTCTTCACCGTCTGGTCCAACGTCTTCATGCGCGGCGGTTTGAAGGCGGGCGAGCGGTTCCTGGTGCAGGGCGGGTCCTCGGGCATCGGTACCACGGCGATCCAGTTGGCCCGGGCCTTTGGCGCACGGGTGTTTGCCACCGCCGGCTCGGCCGAGAAATGCGCGGCCTGCGAGGGGCTGGGGGCCACCGCGATCAACTACCGCGAGGCGGATTTCGTCAAGGTGCTGGCGGCCGAGGGCGGGGCGAACCTGATCCTCGACATGGTCGGCGGCAGCTATATCCCGCGCAACATCAAGGCGCTGGCCGACGATGGCCGGCTGGTGATGATCGCCTTCCTGGAAGGACCGAAGGCAGAGTTGAACTTTGCGCAGATCATGGCGCGGCGGCTGGTGGTGACGGGGTCCACCCTGCGGCCGCAATCGGATCTGGCCAAGGCGCGGATCGCGGCGGAGCTGCGCGACAAGGTCTGGCCGCTGCTGGTGGCAGGCACGGTGGCTCCGGTGATGGACTCTGAGTTCACTCTGGACGAGGCCGCCGCTGCCCATGCGCGGATGGAAAGCTCGGGCCATGTCGGCAAGATCGTGCTGCGGGTGGCGGGTTAG
- a CDS encoding ribonuclease T2 family protein: MRQLSLSAALLALALTGAPAAAEGERAGVFDYYVLALSWSPSFCTLEGDARGADQCDPRHDHSFTLHGLWPQYERGWPSHCSSTARDPSRRETAAMADIMGSGGLAWHQWKKHGRCSGLPAADYLEASRNAYEAVTIPPVLARLERDVTLPAKVVEEAFLEANPGLTAQGITITCEAGMIREARICLTRDLQFRPCGADVARDCSLPDALMQAVR, translated from the coding sequence ATGCGCCAATTGTCCCTATCTGCCGCGCTGCTGGCCCTGGCGCTGACCGGCGCGCCCGCGGCTGCCGAGGGCGAGCGGGCGGGCGTGTTCGACTATTACGTGCTGGCGCTCAGTTGGTCGCCCAGCTTCTGCACGCTGGAGGGCGATGCGCGCGGCGCGGATCAGTGCGACCCGCGCCACGACCATTCCTTCACCCTGCACGGGCTCTGGCCACAATATGAGCGCGGCTGGCCCAGCCATTGCTCCAGCACCGCGCGTGACCCCTCACGCCGCGAGACCGCGGCGATGGCCGATATCATGGGCTCGGGTGGCCTCGCTTGGCACCAGTGGAAGAAACATGGCCGCTGTTCCGGCCTGCCCGCGGCGGACTACCTTGAAGCCTCGCGCAATGCCTATGAGGCGGTGACGATCCCGCCGGTCCTCGCGCGGCTGGAGCGTGACGTGACCCTGCCCGCAAAGGTGGTGGAGGAAGCGTTCCTGGAGGCGAACCCGGGGCTGACGGCGCAGGGCATCACCATCACCTGCGAAGCCGGCATGATCCGCGAGGCGCGGATCTGCCTGACCAGGGATCTGCAGTTCCGCCCCTGCGGCGCCGATGTTGCCCGCGACTGCAGCCTGCCGGATGCGCTGATGCAGGCGGTCCGCTAA
- a CDS encoding DUF1013 domain-containing protein — protein sequence MTKPLMAKATAVWLVDNTTLSFKQIADFCGMHELEVQGIADGDVATGVKGFDPVASSQLDPKEIEKGQKDPGYKLKLKFNAAATGEEKRRGPRYTPLSKRQDRPAAILWLVRFHPELADAQIAKLVGTTKPTIATIRERTHWNIQNIQPIDPVALGLCRQSELDAAVQKAAKKKAAEGGLMTDDERRKLVSTEQSLGMGTEPRMPSSIAGLENFSLSQRDEDERPAKDFSDADSFFNLPDADDEDEDEDDKR from the coding sequence ATGACGAAACCTCTGATGGCCAAGGCAACCGCCGTCTGGCTCGTCGACAACACCACGCTCAGCTTCAAGCAGATCGCCGATTTCTGCGGGATGCACGAGCTTGAGGTGCAGGGGATCGCGGATGGCGACGTGGCCACCGGCGTGAAGGGCTTCGACCCCGTCGCTTCGAGCCAGCTTGATCCCAAGGAGATCGAGAAGGGCCAGAAGGATCCGGGCTACAAGCTGAAGCTCAAGTTCAACGCCGCTGCCACCGGCGAGGAAAAACGCCGCGGTCCGCGCTATACCCCGCTGTCCAAGCGCCAGGACCGGCCTGCCGCGATCCTGTGGCTGGTGCGGTTCCACCCGGAACTGGCCGATGCGCAGATCGCCAAGCTGGTCGGCACCACCAAGCCGACCATCGCCACGATCCGCGAGCGCACGCACTGGAACATCCAGAACATCCAGCCCATCGACCCGGTGGCGCTTGGCCTCTGCCGGCAGAGCGAGCTGGATGCCGCCGTGCAGAAGGCTGCCAAGAAGAAGGCTGCCGAGGGCGGGCTGATGACCGATGACGAGCGGCGCAAGCTGGTCTCGACCGAGCAGTCGCTGGGGATGGGCACAGAGCCGCGGATGCCGTCTTCGATTGCCGGGCTGGAGAATTTCTCGCTGTCGCAGCGGGATGAGGATGAGCGACCGGCCAAGGACTTTTCCGATGCCGACAGCTTCTTCAACCTGCCCGATGCGGATGATGAGGACGAGGACGAAGACGACAAGCGCTGA